The Antechinus flavipes isolate AdamAnt ecotype Samford, QLD, Australia chromosome 5, AdamAnt_v2, whole genome shotgun sequence DNA segment GAGAAGCTGCTGGAGGAGATGGAGAAGATATCCGGTATGGGGGGGGGCAGCTCCGagctcctcctttccctcctccccctccctcccacttctGCCTGGGCTCACTCTCCCCCTTGGGGATCACTGACCGCTCTGGGTGGAATCACTTACTGGGTGTAGACGCACACTCAGCTTGAATCTTTTAGAGGAACCTGAGCCGGGGGCCCAGGGGAGCTTGGGCAGAGCAGGAACCAGCGGCAGTGGCAGCTGCTCTGGGGGCAGAGGGCACGAGGGACGGGGTGGGCAAGGGCCCGGAGGAGAGGGCTGGGGCCGTGGGCATGGGGGCACCGCAGCAGAGGCGAGGAGGGAGAGCTGGCGAGAGCCAGGGAGCCCCGAGGGGCCCCGAGGTACTGAGTGCGGTTCTGCCGTGTTACATTTGGGAGCCGGGGGACAGGAGAAATGCCCCAGTGTGGGgtgatgaggagggagggagcccCGGGGGACCACCCGGCACCCTGTGGGATGCCCAGGCTTGGGACCCGAGGTGGCACAGAGCCCAGAGTCGGGGAGACCCGAGTGCAAATGGAACCTCAGACTTCCCAACAGCAGCTACCCGGGCAAGGCTCCcccccagtttgcctcagtttcctccgtGGGGGAGGAAGCGAGCCGCTGCCGCCCGGGGGCCGCGCACAAGTAGGTCACCCCTTGAGGACGGCCGTGCTCCCCTGACTCCATCCCCCAGCCCCCTTGGACAAAGAGATCCTCTCCATTCACCGGACTTCCTGACAACGGAGCTTTCTCCCCCTTCGGTCCCACCTCTGGAGCCGACCCCAGGACTGGCTGCAGACCTCTAGTCCTGGCCCCGGGCACAGCCCCCAGCCCCGGGCACAGCCCCCAGCCCAGCAAACGCCCCACAGGGGCTGGGGGAGAGCACAGACCCCTCCCGGGGGCCGCTGGGGCTCGGGCAGGACTCGCGTTTCTGAGTTCAGACCCAGCCTCAGACCCtcctagctggatgaccctgggcaaggttCTGTAGCCAGCTCCTCCAGTGTCTTTGGCACGGGAACCGCCCcactgggcactgtgctaagtgctccATGACTCTGTCCCTCACCACAACCCCAGAAGATAGGGGCGGGTATCACACCCACTTTACAGatgcggaaactgaggcaatcagtagtgagatgacttgcccagggtcacccagctaggaggTTACACCCTTGGCAGTAGCCTAGGTTGTAGTGCGTAAAAGCCGCAGGTGGAAGGTGGAGGGGCTGCAGGAGGAGGGGCataggaagggagtgggggggaaaTACTCTGCTCTGTCCCCTGGGAAGGGGGGACAAAGCGAGGTCTCTAAGCAGCCTCCCCCAGATTCCTTCTGGCCCACGGGCCACCTTGGTTCTGCAAAGCTTGGTTGCTGTTTGGAGTCTGACCCACAGGGCTTCCCTGAGCTGGGGCCCACCCGGGAACTCTCCCTAGGGAGCTTTGGTCACTCATTTCCTTTCCAGCCAGACATCTTCAAAGGCTTGTGGGCCTGCGGGCCTGaaacttctttcctcccttctctccaattCCATCCCTCCGCAGTCGTGTCCTCTGCATGCTGCTGGCCACCCGTTCTCTCCTCCTAGATTAACCTTGGCTTTGCCGCCTTGCCTGCCTTCCCATTGGCTCGCCAGCTTCGCAGCTGCTCTTTTCCCTGACCTCTTAGTGGGAGGGCTTTCCAAGGACTGTCCTCggtcctcctcttcttcctcctcaccatCCACCCTCCGAGGGTCTCATTGGCCTTCATAGTTTAAGCTGAATCTCCATCCTTGAATGTCTTCTCAGCTCCAGGCTTGGCGCTCCATCCAGAAACCCCCAGCTCCACCTCAGATCATTATCTGGCTTCCCACTGGCACCTTGAATGTCCCAGTGGAGCCTGCTAATGCCCTCTCCTCCCACCTGTGCCGTTACCCACACTCCCACGTTCTTGACTTAAGACTTGATTCTCCTGGCTATCCCACCATGAGAACAGAGGCAGGGATTTGGAGGGACATGTCAGACAGCAGGTGCTTAGAGAGGGATGGGGCCTGGGAGAGAGCCAGGGTTCTCCCCCAGGTGCTCTCCTTCCACCTCGGGCACTCTGCCCTCCGGaatccatccctttctctctccccttcctgctCCTAGCCAGGGCATTAGCACCTCTCTTCCCCGTTACATGTAGGGGCCGCTTCACTGGGCTGCCCGACTCCCAAAAAGACCTCCGAAGGCTTTCTAAACTCCTTTTGAGCCAGACCATCTGCCCTGGGGAGGAGTGAAAGGGGAGGAAAATACTCCAAAACACTTGCTTAGGTTGGGGAGGGCcaggccatttttttttcttttttgtgtagcCTATTAAAGTTTGGGAAAATCTTTTCTTGCAAGGTGGATCTGCTTTTCACCTCCATATAAAAGACACCACCTCCAGGAAACCCCGAAGCAGCCACAGGCTTTCCCACCTTAACTCATCTGGGAAATGAGGGGGACGGTTtctaaactaaaaataattttcatggaACATTGTGTGGGGTAGTGATCTGGGCTGGCATTTTTATCAGACCAGACTCTGCACCGGGAACTGGGTATATCCCAGCTCCCTTTCTCATGGCCCCAAACATTTGGCGGTTCTGTGATCTCTTTAATGTAGTTTAGTGTTTGCTACAGTGGGGGAGATGCTATCCACCcacacctcctcctcctctgggaCTAGCGTCCACATCCTGCCATAAATCTTCCAAAGGGTTCCTCCCAGAATTCCCGAGTTCTTGCTTCTAGACTCTGACATACCGGGGTTCCAGTAGCACCGTCCACCTGTGCCTAGGGGGTGCCTCAATCTCACTGCAGCTTGCTTTCTCTCATAAATCACTGGCAGCCGGCTAGGGAGGAGAAGGGGCAGTCCTCAGAGTGCCCGTCTCAGCCTGGAGCGAGTGCTTCTGTTTTGTCCCCTGCCTCACACCCTCCATGGTAGCAGCAAACAACTCTCCATCTTGGCCAAGTCTAAAAAGCTCACGTCTCATTCTAGATTCTGTGACAGGAGTCATCATAGCTCATGATTGCGTTAGAGTCTAAAGGCTTTCAAAGTTTTTTCTCTATGTTCCTCTCCTTGTATCAATTGTTCTCTTACATTTGCTTTGTTCACTCTGACTCGATTCATAGAAATCTTCCTAGTTTGCTTTGAAGTTgtccattttcttatttcttgtggcacattATACACTATCACATCATTTCAGAATTTGTTTAGCTGTTTCGCAGGACGAGCTCATCCCTTAGTTTCCAGTGAGGGACtattatgaaaagggctgctataataCTTTTGTTCACATCCATCTTCCTTAGCTCTTACTAGGCTAGACACCTAGTAATAATAATGCTGGGTCAGAAGATACGCAGAATTCAGTGATCTTGAAACAGTTCCAaatttctagaatggttggaccaattcatagaTTCACCAACAAAGCATATATGTCTTTTTCCTAcaacccttccaacatttgtcattttcctccaATCTTTGTCAAACTAATGGGTGTGAAgcagaattgtttttttaatttgaatttttctgtaagtgatttggaacattttttggATGGCTAATCATAGCTTGACTTTCTTATCTTGAAAACTACCTGTTGATATCCATGATCATTTTTTCTATTAAGGAATGGCTTTTAAGTTTCaccaaaaaaattttgaataagtCTCTTTCTTATATGTCTtagaaattatactttttttttttttttttgctgaggcagttgaggttaagtgacttccacagctaggaagtgctaagggtctgagatcagatttgaactcgggtcctcctgatttcagggctgatgctctacccactatgacatctagctgccccagaaattatactcttatcagagaaacttgccacAGATGTTTAACTGGGAAAacccttctaattttaattacattaaatttctgcaaaaacttcttaaaattttatatcagAATAATCCATTTTATCTGCTATAACCCTATCACTTATTTAGTCATGAATTCTTTGCCTCTCCATTTGATCCTAGAGAGAATTTCCTCCTTCTCCATTTTGCTTCTGATCTCACCTTATATGTCTTAAGTCCCGTATCCAGCTAGAGGTTATTTTGGGTGTCTCACTGCTAACACAGTTCTGGGCGGTTCACCCTaattctgactccaggtctctGACGCAAACATTCCCGGCCTTCAGTTCTGCCCACTTAATTTCTGCCAAAAACTCCTCTGAAGTTTTCTTCATAAAGGCCCCTTTAGTAgtttgcctctctccctcctccctccccagcctGTGGTCCTCCCATCTTTGAATGTAGCCACTTCAGGAGCTTTTCCCAAGCGGGACAGAGCTGGTTCCACCCCCCGCGCTTTGGGTCAGATTCAGCTGGCCCACAAGCAGACGGCCTGCGGGGCCCGTGTGTCCAAGTCAGTTGGTTGCTATTTACTGAGCAGCACTCTGGTGCTTGTGCATTATGCAGGTGAGCTCCCCCACCCCAGCAGTGATCACCCCCTCTCTGACCCATGGAGCGATAGGGGGTGATTGTCCTAGTCGGGCCTTTCCAGCCCTTCCTATGTAGAAGAGAAGAAGGGTCTGTAATTCCCTGTACATCCATGAGGAAGAACTGACATAGAGCAACAGGACCAATTATATCAGAGAAATGTAATAAGGATAAAATCGAAAAGGGATAAACGAGTCAATTTAGTCTATTCAAAATAGTTTCCTAAACCTGGCTTGTGGGGGGGTCATAACTGGACAGTATTTGGTATGGAAAAAGATCTGAGGAGCATAGTGAAGCAGAAGCTTATCTGAAGACTATTATTGGGTGAAAATCATGGGGGGAGGGCACTTGGGCTCTAGCACAAAACCATAGAGAAATGAGAGGGGCAAGGGCCGCAGTCCTAGGAGAGGTGGCAGAGCCTTTGTCAGGGAGGGCAGGAGACGCAGCCAGCCAGATGCCTTCTGCGGGGCCCCACCCCCAGGGATGGCATGGCAGGTGGCATCTGTGCCCTAGCCAGTCACCCGCCAGCTGGCACATCGCCTCAACTTGCTGCTGAGCAATTGGTATCGATAGCACTTTCTGCAAAATGCCCCGTCCTCTCCCCACTTTGTAATTTCTGGCCCCTGGACATAGCCACTAGACCTGGAGCCAGcatgacttggattcaaatcctgcttcagatagttaatcattctgtgattctgggcaggtTGTTGAGTGCCTAAGtgtctccatctgtaaaatgaggggctcgAGCTGGATGGCCTCAAAGGCGGTCTCCGGCTCCATTTTGAGTTTGCCTCGTTCATTTTCCTGTTGCTGAAACGGCCTGGGCTCCTTCCCTGAGGCTCCCGGCTCTGCCCCCTCTGGGCAGCTGACTTGGAAGCCGGACCCCCGGGGCCGCCCCCTCCTAATAGCCCTGTCTGGTCATTGCAGTTCAGGCGACCTGGATGGCCTATGACATGGTGGTGATGCGCACCAACCCTGCCTTGGCGGACTCCATGCGGCGACTGGAAGATGCCTTCTTGAACTGCAaggaggagatggagaagaaCTGGCAAGAACTGCTTAACGAAACCAAGCCCAAGCAATAGGCCATTCCCTCCAGGCCCCCTCCCTGCGCCTCCGGGACCCAGACACCTCGAGAGGAGAATTGGGCCCTAGTTGGCTGAGAAGTAGACACCCCAATATATAGATGTACATACATAAGTGCTCACTGCCCAATGAAGGTATTTTCAAGCACACACCGGGCTCCGGCTCTCTTTTGCGCGTTTGTCGCCTGTCTAAGGCCACACACAGGACACGGATACTGGAGCTTTCAGCAGCCGGGATTTATTTGTGCCG contains these protein-coding regions:
- the SYCE3 gene encoding synaptonemal complex central element protein 3 produces the protein MAESDPGDRNYDNMLKMLSDLNKDLEKLLEEMEKISVQATWMAYDMVVMRTNPALADSMRRLEDAFLNCKEEMEKNWQELLNETKPKQ